Proteins from a single region of Rubeoparvulum massiliense:
- a CDS encoding class I SAM-dependent methyltransferase produces the protein MSHYFSKQPTSHHDLREITYCFQDREFTFVTDSNVFSKERIDLGSRTLLEALILPADANKILELGCGYGPLGIMLAAQNPGREVWMVDINERAVQLAKMNAERNGISNVHILLSDIFDAIPQEQFDLIFTNPPIRAGKEVVYQMFTEAAQHLTSRGELWYVIQKKQGSPSAERKVAELFPHVDEVTKEKGYRVYRAYY, from the coding sequence ATGAGTCATTATTTCTCCAAGCAACCGACTAGTCACCATGATCTTCGGGAAATCACATACTGTTTTCAAGATCGAGAGTTTACATTTGTGACCGATTCCAATGTTTTTTCGAAAGAACGAATCGATTTAGGAAGTAGAACACTCTTGGAGGCTTTGATACTCCCTGCAGATGCGAACAAGATTTTGGAACTGGGATGTGGGTACGGTCCCCTAGGAATTATGCTGGCAGCCCAAAACCCAGGACGAGAGGTTTGGATGGTTGATATTAATGAACGTGCGGTTCAACTTGCAAAAATGAATGCGGAACGCAATGGGATTTCTAATGTACACATTCTGCTTTCTGATATCTTTGATGCCATTCCACAGGAACAATTTGACCTTATTTTTACCAACCCACCAATTCGTGCTGGCAAAGAAGTGGTGTACCAGATGTTCACTGAAGCAGCGCAGCATCTTACCTCCCGTGGAGAACTATGGTATGTCATTCAGAAAAAGCAAGGCTCACCTTCAGCTGAACGAAAAGTGGCAGAACTCTTCCCCCATGTGGATGAAGTGACGAAAGAAAAAGGATATCGAGTATACCGAGCCTATTATTGA
- the rplL gene encoding 50S ribosomal protein L7/L12 yields MTKEEMIAAIKEMTVLELNDLVKAIEEEFGVTAAAPVAVVAGGAAEGAAEEKTEFDVILKEAGASKINVIKVVREITGLGLKDAKALVDGAPAPIKEGAAKAEAEEMKAKLEEAGASVELK; encoded by the coding sequence ATGACTAAAGAAGAAATGATTGCTGCGATTAAAGAAATGACCGTTCTTGAATTGAACGATCTAGTAAAAGCGATTGAGGAAGAATTCGGTGTTACTGCTGCTGCTCCTGTAGCTGTAGTAGCTGGCGGTGCTGCTGAAGGTGCTGCTGAAGAGAAAACAGAATTTGATGTTATCCTTAAAGAAGCAGGTGCTTCCAAGATCAACGTTATCAAAGTTGTTCGTGAAATTACAGGCCTCGGCTTGAAAGATGCAAAAGCCCTCGTTGACGGTGCACCAGCACCAATCAAAGAAGGCGCTGCTAAAGCAGAAGCTGAAGAAATGAAAGCTAAATTAGAAGAAGCAGGCGCATCAGTAGAATTGAAGTAG
- the rplJ gene encoding 50S ribosomal protein L10: MTAVLEQKKELVKTIADKLAASKSTIVTDYRGLTVSEMTELRKQLREAGVEFKVYKNTMTRRAASEVELEELHPYLLGPTAIAFCTDDVVAPAKVLAEFAKKHEALEIKAGVMEGRFVSVDEINAIATLPSREGLLSMLLSVLQAPIRNFALAVKAVSDQKEEQSA; this comes from the coding sequence ATGACCGCTGTATTGGAACAGAAGAAGGAATTAGTAAAGACCATTGCAGATAAGTTAGCTGCATCCAAGAGCACTATTGTCACTGACTATCGTGGTCTTACTGTTTCCGAAATGACCGAACTACGTAAGCAATTACGTGAAGCCGGCGTTGAGTTCAAAGTATACAAGAATACCATGACGCGGCGTGCTGCATCTGAGGTTGAGTTGGAGGAACTGCATCCATACCTCTTAGGGCCAACAGCTATTGCCTTTTGTACAGATGATGTAGTTGCACCAGCAAAAGTACTTGCAGAATTTGCAAAGAAACATGAAGCACTAGAAATTAAAGCAGGTGTCATGGAAGGGCGTTTCGTATCTGTAGATGAGATCAATGCAATTGCAACGCTACCATCTCGCGAAGGCTTACTCTCCATGTTGCTTAGTGTACTTCAAGCACCTATTCGCAACTTTGCTCTTGCTGTTAAAGCTGTGTCAGATCAAAAAGAAGAACAATCTGCTTAA
- the rplA gene encoding 50S ribosomal protein L1, which translates to MAKKGKRLAEAAKLFDRSATYTVNETVRIVKEAATAKFDETVEAAICLGVDPKKADQNIRGAVVLPHGTGKSKRVLVFAKGEKAKEAEAAGADFVGDDDLVAKIQQGWFDFDVVVATPDMMGTVGKIGRLLGPKGLMPNPKTGTVTFEVEKAVNEIKAGKIEFRVDKAGIIHAPIGKASFSQEQLEENLNTLLEILIKMKPSAAKGIYMKNITVSSTMGPGVHVNTATIQ; encoded by the coding sequence ATGGCGAAGAAAGGTAAACGCTTAGCAGAAGCTGCGAAACTGTTTGATCGTTCTGCCACCTATACAGTCAACGAAACAGTTCGCATTGTTAAAGAAGCAGCTACTGCAAAGTTTGATGAAACTGTAGAAGCAGCCATCTGTTTAGGAGTGGATCCTAAGAAGGCTGACCAAAATATTCGTGGCGCTGTTGTGCTACCTCATGGTACCGGAAAAAGCAAACGGGTTCTTGTGTTTGCTAAAGGTGAGAAAGCCAAAGAGGCAGAAGCAGCTGGCGCTGACTTTGTTGGCGACGACGATTTAGTTGCAAAAATTCAACAGGGTTGGTTTGATTTTGATGTGGTCGTAGCTACACCTGATATGATGGGTACTGTAGGTAAGATTGGTCGTTTGCTCGGGCCAAAAGGCTTGATGCCAAACCCCAAAACCGGTACAGTAACATTTGAAGTAGAGAAAGCGGTCAATGAAATAAAAGCTGGTAAGATTGAATTCCGTGTGGATAAAGCCGGGATCATTCATGCGCCAATCGGTAAAGCATCTTTCTCCCAAGAACAATTGGAAGAAAACCTGAACACTCTTCTTGAGATCTTAATCAAGATGAAGCCGTCTGCAGCAAAAGGAATTTACATGAAGAACATCACTGTTTCATCTACGATGGGTCCTGGTGTTCATGTAAACACAGCAACAATCCAATAA
- the rplK gene encoding 50S ribosomal protein L11 — protein MAKKVIKVIKLQIEAGKATPAPPVGPALGQAQINIMGFCKEFNARTAEEAGMIIPVEISVFEDRSFTFITKTPPAAVLLKKAAGIPSGSGEPNKKKVATVKRDKVREIAELKMPDLNAASVESAMRMVEGTARSMGIEIVD, from the coding sequence GTGGCAAAAAAAGTAATCAAGGTCATTAAGCTACAAATTGAAGCTGGTAAAGCTACTCCTGCACCACCAGTTGGTCCTGCCCTTGGTCAAGCGCAGATCAATATCATGGGATTCTGTAAGGAGTTCAATGCTCGTACTGCTGAGGAAGCAGGTATGATCATTCCAGTAGAAATTTCGGTTTTTGAAGACCGTTCATTTACATTTATTACAAAAACGCCACCCGCCGCTGTATTACTAAAGAAAGCAGCTGGCATTCCATCTGGTTCAGGTGAACCAAATAAGAAAAAAGTGGCTACCGTAAAACGGGATAAAGTTCGTGAAATTGCTGAGCTGAAAATGCCTGACCTGAATGCTGCTAGCGTTGAATCTGCGATGCGCATGGTGGAAGGCACTGCACGCAGCATGGGTATTGAAATCGTTGACTAA
- the nusG gene encoding transcription termination/antitermination protein NusG, which produces MEKRWYVVHTYSGYENKVKTNLEKRVESMEMQDKIFTVLVPMEEVVETKDGKKKSVQRKFFPGYVLVEMVMTDDSWYVVRNTPGVTGFVGSTGSGSKPIPLQAEEVNAILKQMGVEQMIPPLDVAVGDRVKVKAGPFADLVGNIDEVQADKLKVKVMVNMFGRETPVELDFSQIEKI; this is translated from the coding sequence ATGGAAAAACGTTGGTATGTTGTTCATACGTATTCAGGGTATGAAAACAAGGTTAAGACAAACTTAGAAAAACGCGTAGAGTCCATGGAGATGCAGGATAAGATTTTTACTGTCCTTGTCCCGATGGAAGAAGTAGTCGAAACAAAAGATGGTAAGAAGAAAAGTGTACAACGCAAATTCTTCCCTGGTTATGTATTGGTAGAGATGGTAATGACGGATGACTCTTGGTATGTTGTCCGTAATACACCGGGTGTGACCGGTTTCGTTGGTTCGACGGGATCTGGCTCGAAACCCATCCCCCTTCAAGCCGAGGAAGTTAACGCCATCCTCAAGCAAATGGGCGTTGAACAAATGATACCGCCCCTTGACGTAGCAGTAGGCGATCGTGTTAAGGTTAAAGCTGGTCCTTTTGCAGATCTTGTGGGCAATATCGATGAAGTACAAGCTGATAAGCTTAAGGTGAAAGTCATGGTTAATATGTTTGGACGTGAAACTCCGGTGGAATTAGACTTTTCACAAATTGAAAAGATCTGA
- the secE gene encoding preprotein translocase subunit SecE, whose product MSFVAKIGAGFRRTGAFFSDSVKELKKVRWPNRKEMTSYTIVVIGTVVFLTLFFYFTDWVFSNLLQFILK is encoded by the coding sequence TTGAGCTTTGTCGCAAAGATTGGTGCTGGATTCCGTAGAACCGGTGCATTTTTTAGTGACAGTGTAAAAGAACTTAAAAAAGTTCGTTGGCCAAATCGTAAAGAAATGACCAGTTACACCATTGTTGTAATTGGGACAGTGGTATTTTTAACTTTATTCTTCTACTTTACCGATTGGGTTTTCTCAAATCTACTCCAATTTATCTTAAAATAG
- the rpmG gene encoding 50S ribosomal protein L33 → MRVNITLQCTECKERNYTTTKNKRKHPDRMEFSKYCPRCAHHTAHRETK, encoded by the coding sequence ATGCGTGTAAACATTACGTTGCAATGCACGGAATGCAAGGAACGCAATTATACTACGACCAAAAATAAACGGAAGCACCCAGATCGTATGGAGTTTAGCAAGTACTGCCCACGCTGCGCACACCATACAGCACACCGTGAAACCAAGTAA